From one Azospirillum ramasamyi genomic stretch:
- a CDS encoding adenylate kinase: MNLILLGPPGAGKGTQARRLEDTRGLVQLSTGDMLRAMVAEGGPLGQQAKEIMAAGKLMPDELMVDMIAERISKSDVKNGFILDGFPRTVAQAEALDKMLEEKGLKLDHVIEMRVVDDALVERVTGRYTCAKCGKGYHDVFEKPKVEGVCDVCGSTEFKRRADDNAETVTTRLAQYHQQTAPILPYYQGRGVLKTVDGMADIDDVTKEIEAILAG; the protein is encoded by the coding sequence ATGAACCTCATACTGCTCGGTCCGCCGGGCGCCGGGAAGGGGACCCAGGCGCGCCGTCTGGAAGACACGCGTGGCCTGGTGCAGTTGTCCACGGGCGACATGCTCCGCGCCATGGTGGCGGAAGGCGGGCCGCTCGGGCAGCAGGCGAAGGAGATCATGGCCGCCGGCAAGCTGATGCCGGACGAGTTGATGGTCGACATGATCGCCGAACGCATTTCCAAGTCCGACGTCAAGAACGGCTTCATCCTCGACGGCTTCCCGCGCACCGTTGCCCAGGCCGAGGCGCTGGACAAGATGCTGGAGGAGAAGGGCCTCAAGCTCGATCACGTGATCGAGATGCGGGTTGTCGACGATGCCCTGGTCGAGCGCGTCACCGGCCGCTACACCTGTGCGAAATGCGGCAAGGGCTATCACGACGTCTTTGAGAAGCCGAAGGTGGAGGGCGTCTGCGACGTCTGCGGCAGCACCGAGTTCAAGCGGCGCGCCGACGACAACGCCGAGACGGTGACGACCCGCCTGGCCCAGTATCACCAGCAGACCGCGCCGATTCTGCCCTATTACCAGGGTCGGGGGGTGCTGAAGACGGTGGACGGCATGGCCGACATCGACGATGTGACGAAGGAGATCGAGGCGATCCTCGCGGGTTGA
- a CDS encoding FadR/GntR family transcriptional regulator, with translation MPGTDDSAHVPSSSQRISEWVAEQLLDRIARGELVPGERLPGERQLAEQLHVSRVSVRAALQKLKTQGFLTAVQGGGTRVVSSAGVMDGALTTMVRSTHQNLCDLVEIRMALESWAARRAAERATQEQIDTIGHILAAMSETNRDGGRAADDMDFHVAVAQASGSPVYLHLLSTIRDILGNMVEMKHTEPFMENHEALMIEHHRAIHQAIARRDPDAAANAVTAHLGWILARYRTMTEDSGTPAEGAPSAADTPEQ, from the coding sequence GTGCCCGGCACCGACGACAGCGCTCACGTCCCCTCCTCCTCACAGCGCATCTCGGAGTGGGTGGCTGAACAGCTTCTCGACCGCATCGCGCGCGGCGAGTTGGTGCCGGGAGAGCGTCTGCCGGGCGAACGCCAGCTTGCCGAACAGTTGCATGTCAGCCGGGTCTCGGTCCGGGCGGCCCTGCAGAAGCTGAAGACCCAGGGATTCCTGACCGCTGTCCAGGGCGGCGGCACCCGCGTGGTGTCCTCCGCCGGGGTGATGGACGGCGCGCTGACCACCATGGTGCGCAGCACCCACCAGAACCTGTGCGACCTCGTCGAGATCCGCATGGCACTGGAAAGCTGGGCGGCGCGCCGTGCCGCCGAACGGGCGACTCAGGAACAGATCGACACCATCGGCCACATCCTGGCCGCGATGAGTGAAACCAACCGCGATGGCGGCCGCGCCGCCGACGACATGGATTTCCATGTCGCCGTCGCCCAGGCATCCGGCAGCCCGGTCTATCTGCACCTGCTCTCCACCATCCGCGACATCCTCGGCAACATGGTCGAGATGAAGCACACCGAGCCCTTCATGGAGAATCACGAGGCGCTGATGATCGAGCATCACCGCGCCATCCATCAAGCCATCGCCCGCCGCGATCCCGATGCCGCCGCCAACGCAGTCACCGCCCATCTCGGCTGGATCCTGGCCCGCTACCGCACCATGACCGAAGACTCCGGCACCCCGGCCGAGGGCGCCCCCTCCGCCGCCGATACGCCTGAACAATAA